GCGCGTCAAAGCGGTCTTCGGCCCAGTAGAGCACCGTTACGAACAGCCATGCGACGCCCGCGGCGGCCAGCCCAAGCACGGCGTAGAACAGCAACTCCCAGGGCGAGACGATGGAATATGCAGGCACGGCGAACGCGGGATTATCGCCCAGGACGGTGCGGCTCACGATGCTGGCCGTAACCGAACTGAGGACTACGGTGGCGAAGTAGCGGGTGGTGAATTCCCCCAGGATGACCTCCAGCGCGAAGATGACGCCGGCAATGGGCGCGTTGAAGGTCGCTGCGATGCCCCCCGCCGCGCCGCACGCCACCAGGTTGCGGATGCGCTCGTCGGATAGGCGGAACAACTGGCCGACCGTGGAGCCGAAGGCGGAACCGATTTGCACGATGGGGCCTTCGCGCCCCGCCGAGCCGCCGCTCCCGATGCACGCGGCAGACGCCAGCGCCTTGACGACCACAACGACCGGCCGAATGCGCCCACCCCGCAGGGCAATGGCTTTCATCACCTCGGGCACCCCGTGGCCCTTGGCCTCGCTGGCGAAATAGGTGATGAGCGGCCCGGCGATGAGGGCGCCCGCCAGCGGCACAAAGGCCGGCGCGATGGGGCCTAGAAACGCCAGCGCTCCCAGGACAGGCCCGTTGAACAGGCGCTGGAAGCCGGCGATCAACTCAATGAACAGGACTGCGCCGATTCCCGTGCCAACGCCCACGATCAACGCGGTGGCGATGAGGACGGTGGTCTCCGAGGGGTGCAGCCGATCCAACAGCCAGGCTGCGCGGGCGCTGGCCCGGTGCGCGCGTAACGAGGGTTTTGAGAAAGGCTCTCCCATTTCTCCCCCTAGACCCGATGTGGCGGATTTTCAATGCGTGCGGTATTATACTACACAAGGGAATGGGAGCAACTTGCGGGGAGGAGACCAGCGGTCATGCTGATTACACCCGACGAAGCCCGAAAATGGTATGGCGCAGACGACTCGGCGCACGACTTTGACCACGTGCTGCGGGTGCACGCGCTTGCGCTGCGCATCGCCCGCGCGGAAGGGGCCGACGTGGAAATCGTGTCGGCGGCGGCCTTGCTCCATGATGTGGCCAGGGCCGAGGCGGATCGGCTCGGGGCATGCCACGCGGAGATGGGCGCGCGCCAAGCCCGCGAAATCCTGCGGGGGCATCCGCCCGACAAGGTGGAGGCTATCGCCGTCGCCATCGCCAGCCACCGCTTCCGCAATTCCGCCGAGCCGCCGACGCTGGAGGCGAAGGTGCTCTACGACGCCGACAAACTGGACGCCATCGGGGCGATTGGGGTGGCGCGGGCCTATGCCATCGCGGGCAAGTGGAACCAGCGCCTGTGGTCGCCCTGGGCCGAGGCGGCCCACCTGGATGCGGCTGCCAGGGATCTCCACAACGCCGATCACACCCCCGTGCGCGAGTTTCAGGTCAAACTCTCCAAATTGA
The window above is part of the Chloroflexota bacterium genome. Proteins encoded here:
- a CDS encoding HD domain-containing protein; protein product: MLITPDEARKWYGADDSAHDFDHVLRVHALALRIARAEGADVEIVSAAALLHDVARAEADRLGACHAEMGARQAREILRGHPPDKVEAIAVAIASHRFRNSAEPPTLEAKVLYDADKLDAIGAIGVARAYAIAGKWNQRLWSPWAEAAHLDAAARDLHNADHTPVREFQVKLSKLRDSLYTDTARAIAESRHRYMAEFFARLEQEVAGEL